The Aureimonas mangrovi genome includes a region encoding these proteins:
- a CDS encoding TonB-dependent siderophore receptor encodes MPAPSSATRRFTRWSALTTSLVALCAGAPAVAQQTIQLDTVVVEGQGGTGGTPGEGGGGGLTSGGYVARATTTGTKTDTDIRKVPQSIGTVSREELEDRQVQSVVDAARYTAGVRAGQFGFDPAFDTLYIRGFDVSYIGNYRDGLRNLGGSFSTFRHEPYGLQGITILKGPSSVLYGAGSPGGLVNVISKRPTEEAFREVETQIGSHDRYQGALDLSGPIGQNDNVLYRLTGLWRSADTEFVAARNDRFYVAPALTFRSDDRNTHLTVLGEYSDLKSGGGRGFYTTPEGDITGIEQGDPAFRDLDNEQWRIGYEFEHRFSDQLAVRQNLRYQNVDTNMRFVSVTGISDDGLTGFRTAGQILDDSRALTIDNQIEGRFATGPVAHTVLGGLDYAYLDSTYRYGGVEAPPLDLVTRNYGRQPIDGPSSHDDASTATELRQIGLYLQDQIEYNRFVLTAGGRYDWAENRSDNFVFPDSSSDQDDEEFTGRIGLAYLFDNGIAPYVSYSTSFTPTVGVNTTTGEAFVPTTGEMQEIGVRYMPTDLNLSMSAALFRITQSNTTQTLGDNTTVQTGERRSQGLELSATAGLTDGLSLTAAYTFLDMEIREEANFGNVPASTPEHQFSIWGDYEFLSGPAQGLGLGLGVRFIGETYETDANLDKNSARALVDAAISYDFSHLGGNFEGVSAQLNATNIFDDREALCNNGYCYREEGRNVIGSLRYRF; translated from the coding sequence ATGCCCGCGCCTTCCTCCGCCACCCGCCGTTTCACGCGCTGGAGCGCGCTGACCACCTCGCTCGTGGCGCTTTGCGCAGGCGCGCCGGCCGTGGCGCAGCAGACGATCCAGCTAGACACCGTCGTGGTCGAGGGACAGGGCGGCACTGGCGGAACGCCCGGCGAGGGCGGCGGTGGCGGCCTGACGAGCGGGGGCTACGTCGCGCGCGCAACGACCACCGGCACCAAGACCGACACCGACATCCGCAAGGTGCCGCAGTCGATCGGCACTGTTTCCCGGGAAGAGCTGGAGGACCGTCAGGTTCAGTCCGTGGTCGACGCCGCGCGCTACACGGCGGGTGTGCGTGCCGGCCAGTTCGGCTTCGATCCGGCCTTTGACACGCTCTACATCCGTGGCTTCGACGTCTCCTATATCGGCAACTACCGCGACGGACTTCGCAATCTAGGCGGCAGCTTCTCGACTTTCCGCCACGAGCCCTACGGGTTGCAGGGCATCACCATCCTCAAGGGCCCGAGTTCGGTGCTGTATGGGGCGGGCTCCCCGGGTGGCCTCGTCAATGTCATCTCCAAGCGCCCGACCGAGGAAGCCTTCCGGGAAGTCGAAACGCAGATCGGCTCGCACGACCGCTACCAGGGCGCGCTCGACCTCTCAGGTCCGATCGGCCAGAACGACAACGTCCTCTATCGCCTGACGGGTCTCTGGCGCTCGGCCGACACCGAGTTCGTCGCCGCCCGCAACGACCGCTTCTACGTGGCGCCGGCGCTGACCTTCCGCTCCGACGACCGCAACACGCATCTGACGGTGCTGGGCGAGTACAGCGACCTGAAGTCGGGCGGTGGGCGCGGCTTCTACACGACGCCGGAAGGTGACATCACAGGGATCGAGCAGGGCGATCCGGCCTTCCGCGATCTGGACAACGAGCAGTGGCGCATCGGCTACGAGTTCGAGCACCGTTTCAGCGACCAACTCGCCGTGCGCCAGAACCTGCGCTATCAGAACGTCGACACCAACATGCGCTTCGTTTCGGTGACGGGCATCAGCGACGATGGCCTTACCGGCTTTCGAACGGCCGGCCAGATCCTCGATGACAGCCGGGCCCTGACAATCGACAACCAGATCGAGGGACGCTTCGCCACCGGACCGGTCGCCCACACGGTGCTCGGCGGGCTGGATTACGCCTATCTCGACAGCACCTACCGCTATGGCGGTGTGGAAGCTCCGCCGCTTGATCTCGTGACGCGCAACTACGGTCGGCAGCCAATTGACGGGCCGTCCTCGCACGACGACGCCTCGACCGCGACCGAGCTTCGCCAGATCGGCCTCTATCTGCAGGATCAGATCGAGTACAACCGTTTCGTGCTTACGGCTGGCGGACGGTACGACTGGGCCGAGAACAGGAGCGACAACTTCGTTTTCCCGGATTCGAGCAGCGACCAGGACGATGAGGAGTTCACGGGGCGCATCGGCCTCGCCTATCTCTTCGACAACGGCATCGCGCCCTATGTCAGCTACTCGACGTCCTTCACGCCGACTGTGGGGGTGAACACGACGACGGGCGAGGCTTTCGTGCCGACGACGGGCGAAATGCAGGAGATCGGCGTGCGCTACATGCCGACCGACCTCAACCTTTCGATGAGCGCGGCGCTGTTCCGCATCACCCAATCCAACACCACGCAGACGCTCGGCGACAACACGACGGTGCAGACCGGCGAGCGGCGCTCGCAGGGGCTCGAGCTCTCGGCGACCGCGGGCCTGACGGACGGGCTGAGCCTGACGGCCGCCTACACCTTCCTTGACATGGAGATCCGGGAGGAGGCCAATTTCGGCAATGTGCCGGCGAGCACGCCCGAGCATCAGTTCTCGATCTGGGGTGACTACGAGTTCCTCAGCGGCCCGGCGCAGGGCCTCGGCCTCGGCCTCGGCGTGCGCTTCATCGGCGAGACCTACGAGACGGACGCCAATCTCGACAAGAACTCGGCCCGAGCGTTGGTCGATGCCGCGATTTCCTACGACTTCAGCCATCTGGGCGGAAATTTCGAAGGCGTGAGCGCGCAACTCAACGCGACGAACATCTTCGATGACCGCGAGGCGCTGTGCAACAATGGCTATTGCTATCGCGAGGAAGGGCGCAACGTCATCGGCTCGCTGCGCTACCGCTTCTGA
- the madM gene encoding malonate transporter subunit MadM produces the protein MDELTRLLAANGLLFAFVFVGLVMLVSYRLSAWLTRGRIHGSAIAILIGLVLAYLGGITTGGSKGLADIPLFTGLGLMGGAMLRDFAIVATAFGVDFAEIRRAGLSGALSLIFGVVVSFFVGAVVAFSFGYTDPVSMTTIGAGAATYIVGPVTGTALGASSDVIAISVAAGLVKAVLIMIATPLAARTIGLDSPRTAMVYGGLMGSTSGVAAGLAATDARLVPYGAMTATFYTGLGCLVGPSLMYLVIRAIAG, from the coding sequence ATGGATGAACTCACCAGGCTGCTGGCCGCCAACGGCCTGCTCTTCGCCTTCGTCTTCGTCGGCCTCGTGATGCTCGTCTCTTACCGTCTCTCGGCGTGGCTGACGCGCGGGCGCATCCACGGCTCGGCGATCGCCATCCTGATCGGCCTGGTGCTCGCCTATCTCGGCGGCATAACCACCGGCGGCTCGAAGGGCCTTGCCGATATTCCGCTCTTCACCGGCCTCGGCCTGATGGGCGGGGCGATGCTGCGGGACTTCGCGATCGTGGCGACGGCCTTCGGCGTGGACTTCGCCGAAATCCGCCGCGCGGGATTGAGCGGTGCCTTGTCGCTGATCTTCGGCGTCGTCGTCTCCTTCTTCGTCGGAGCGGTGGTCGCCTTCTCCTTCGGCTACACAGATCCCGTCAGCATGACGACGATCGGCGCGGGGGCCGCGACCTACATCGTCGGCCCGGTAACGGGCACCGCGCTCGGCGCCTCGTCCGACGTGATCGCGATCTCGGTCGCCGCCGGTCTCGTGAAGGCGGTCCTGATCATGATCGCGACGCCGCTCGCGGCGCGGACCATCGGCCTCGACAGTCCGAGGACGGCGATGGTCTACGGCGGGCTGATGGGCAGCACCAGCGGCGTGGCCGCCGGTCTTGCCGCAACGGACGCAAGGCTCGTGCCCTACGGGGCGATGACCGCGACCTTCTATACCGGGCTCGGCTGCCTCGTCGGCCCCTCGCTGATGTATCTGGTGATCCGGGCAATCGCCGGCTGA
- the madL gene encoding malonate transporter subunit MadL, whose protein sequence is MVIYGVAILAASMIFGVAAGDVLGRLIGVEANVGGVGFAMLVLIFVTDHLRRTGRLCPVSEGGIAFWSAMYIPIVVAMTAQQNVVAALSGGPVAIIAGVLTVAACMALVPVIARVGASDDTAPAGAEAARHG, encoded by the coding sequence ATGGTCATCTATGGCGTCGCGATCCTCGCGGCATCCATGATCTTCGGCGTCGCCGCGGGCGACGTGCTCGGACGCCTGATCGGCGTCGAGGCCAATGTCGGCGGCGTCGGCTTCGCCATGCTGGTCCTGATCTTCGTGACGGACCACCTGCGGCGCACTGGTCGGCTATGTCCGGTTTCGGAAGGCGGCATCGCCTTCTGGAGCGCAATGTACATCCCGATCGTCGTCGCCATGACGGCACAGCAGAATGTCGTCGCCGCGCTCAGCGGCGGCCCTGTCGCCATCATCGCCGGCGTCCTCACGGTCGCGGCCTGCATGGCGCTGGTGCCCGTGATCGCCCGCGTCGGCGCAAGCGACGATACCGCACCGGCCGGCGCGGAGGCTGCGCGCCATGGATGA
- a CDS encoding malonate--CoA ligase codes for MTDTIYTMFAASAARDGAKALFRRPGRPNVTYDEALETTHRLAGALHELGIRPGDRVAVQVEKSTEAVCLYLATLQVGAIFLPLNTAYTGGEIDYFLGDAEPALFVCSPGEEGAHAHRRTATMHVETLGAEADGSLMQRAERAAPSAEVEPVGARDAAAILYTSGTTGRSKGAVLTHENLTSNCCTLLETWRFTQADRLIHALPIFHIHGLFVACNMALAAGATMIFLTRFDADEVLDEMADASVLMGVPTFYTRLLRSPRLDAKVGEGMRLFVSGSAPLSAEDHSQFEKRTGHAILERYGMTEAGMITSNPYEGARKPGAVGRPLPGIELRVTDRESGEALTDGEIGAVEVRGPNVFREYWRMPEKTAAEFREDGFFKTGDVGSIDEDGYLRIVGRDKDLVISGGYNVYPKEVETLIDALPGVEESAVIGLPHPDFGEAVTAIVVPKGGANVDERETIAAVAGSLARYKQPKRVIVVDALPRNVMGKVQKAELRKRFADLYAEGQASAAQ; via the coding sequence ATGACCGACACGATCTATACGATGTTCGCCGCAAGCGCGGCCCGCGATGGCGCCAAGGCTTTGTTCCGACGCCCCGGTCGACCCAACGTTACCTATGACGAGGCGCTGGAGACTACGCATCGCCTCGCCGGCGCGTTGCACGAGCTCGGCATCCGGCCGGGCGACCGCGTGGCCGTGCAGGTGGAGAAGAGCACCGAGGCCGTGTGCCTCTACCTCGCCACCCTTCAGGTCGGCGCAATCTTCCTGCCCTTGAACACGGCCTATACGGGCGGCGAGATCGACTATTTCCTCGGCGATGCCGAGCCCGCGCTCTTCGTCTGTTCGCCGGGTGAAGAGGGCGCGCACGCCCACCGCCGCACGGCGACGATGCATGTCGAGACGCTGGGCGCGGAAGCCGACGGCAGCCTCATGCAGCGTGCCGAGAGGGCCGCGCCGAGCGCCGAGGTCGAACCGGTGGGCGCGCGGGACGCGGCCGCGATCCTCTACACGTCGGGCACGACCGGGCGCTCGAAGGGCGCGGTCCTGACCCACGAGAACCTGACCTCGAACTGCTGCACGCTTCTGGAAACGTGGCGCTTCACGCAGGCCGACCGGCTAATCCACGCGCTGCCGATCTTCCACATCCACGGCCTGTTCGTCGCCTGCAACATGGCGCTCGCGGCCGGTGCGACGATGATCTTCCTCACGCGGTTCGATGCCGACGAGGTGCTGGACGAGATGGCCGACGCGAGCGTCCTCATGGGCGTGCCGACCTTCTACACCCGGCTCCTGCGCTCGCCCCGCCTCGATGCGAAAGTGGGCGAGGGGATGCGCCTCTTCGTTTCGGGTTCGGCGCCGCTTTCGGCCGAGGACCATTCCCAGTTCGAAAAGCGCACGGGCCACGCCATCCTCGAGCGCTACGGCATGACCGAGGCGGGCATGATCACGTCGAACCCCTATGAGGGCGCGCGCAAGCCGGGCGCCGTCGGACGCCCGCTTCCCGGCATCGAGCTGCGCGTGACGGATCGTGAGAGCGGCGAGGCGCTGACGGACGGCGAGATCGGCGCCGTCGAGGTGCGCGGGCCGAACGTCTTCCGTGAATACTGGCGCATGCCGGAGAAGACTGCCGCGGAGTTCCGCGAGGACGGTTTCTTCAAGACCGGCGACGTCGGTTCGATCGACGAGGACGGCTATCTGCGCATCGTCGGCCGCGACAAGGACCTCGTGATCTCGGGCGGCTACAACGTGTATCCGAAGGAAGTCGAGACGCTGATCGACGCCTTGCCGGGCGTCGAGGAATCGGCGGTTATCGGCCTGCCCCATCCCGATTTCGGCGAAGCGGTGACGGCCATCGTCGTGCCGAAGGGCGGCGCGAACGTCGATGAGCGCGAGACGATCGCCGCGGTGGCCGGCTCGCTCGCCCGCTACAAGCAGCCCAAGCGCGTGATCGTGGTGGACGCCCTGCCGCGCAACGTCATGGGTAAGGTGCAGAAGGCCGAGCTGCGCAAGCGTTTCGCCGATCTCTACGCCGAAGGCCAGGCGAGCGCCGCGCAATAG
- a CDS encoding malonyl-CoA decarboxylase domain-containing protein, whose translation MRSNIAFLNDFFQSLGAGVRREPQRRKLSRRAASLRLDEALARIMRPSGEASRIAVAGEALDAFAELDSAGKLAFFHKLLDDYGADAEAIRARYGAWEDEPSHAHLADLFEAVEPQRQALLRRLNMAVGGTLQLVRMRADLLSLMREDQSLAPLDTDFAHLFASWFNRGFLVMRRIDWNTSAALLEKVVEYEAVHEIQGWGDLRRRLDPLDRRCYGFFHPATGDEPLIFVEVALCHGIPDKIAPLLEEGRAAAGKEADTAVFYSISNCQPGLRGVSFGNYLIKQVARDLAEELPVVKTFVTLSPAPDFARWLSEESDEAGRALAAELSGSNWRGDEARVAQLAPLVQSAAARYFTEARDKRGAPRDPVARFHLGNGASAHRVNWPADLAPGALKRAHGLMINYLYELDAVEERQEAFARDGRIARGPELDKALARRRQPAA comes from the coding sequence GTGCGTTCGAACATCGCGTTCCTGAACGATTTCTTCCAGTCGCTCGGCGCCGGCGTGCGGCGTGAGCCCCAGCGTCGAAAGCTGTCGCGACGCGCGGCGAGCCTGCGGCTGGACGAAGCGCTGGCCCGGATCATGCGGCCGAGCGGAGAGGCGTCCCGGATCGCGGTGGCCGGAGAGGCGCTCGACGCCTTCGCCGAGCTCGACAGCGCGGGCAAGCTCGCCTTCTTCCACAAGCTTCTCGACGATTACGGCGCCGACGCCGAGGCCATCCGCGCGCGTTACGGCGCATGGGAGGACGAGCCTTCCCACGCGCATCTCGCCGATCTCTTCGAAGCGGTGGAGCCGCAGCGTCAGGCGCTCCTGCGCCGCCTGAACATGGCCGTCGGCGGAACGCTGCAACTCGTGCGCATGCGCGCCGACCTTCTCTCGCTGATGCGCGAGGATCAGAGCCTCGCGCCGCTCGACACCGACTTCGCGCATCTCTTCGCATCCTGGTTCAATCGCGGCTTCCTGGTGATGCGGCGGATCGACTGGAACACCTCGGCCGCGCTTCTTGAGAAGGTTGTCGAGTATGAGGCGGTGCACGAGATCCAGGGCTGGGGGGACCTGCGACGCCGGCTCGACCCGCTCGACCGGCGCTGCTACGGCTTCTTCCACCCGGCGACCGGCGACGAGCCCCTGATCTTCGTGGAAGTCGCCTTGTGCCACGGCATCCCGGACAAGATCGCGCCGCTTCTGGAGGAGGGGCGCGCAGCGGCCGGCAAAGAAGCCGACACGGCCGTCTTCTATTCGATCAGCAACTGCCAGCCGGGGCTTCGCGGCGTCTCCTTCGGCAACTACCTCATCAAGCAGGTGGCGCGCGATCTCGCCGAAGAACTGCCCGTGGTGAAGACCTTCGTGACGCTTTCGCCGGCGCCGGACTTCGCGCGCTGGCTCTCCGAAGAGAGCGACGAGGCGGGCCGCGCTCTGGCGGCGGAACTTTCCGGGTCGAACTGGCGCGGCGACGAGGCGCGCGTGGCGCAACTGGCACCGCTCGTTCAGTCGGCGGCAGCGCGCTACTTCACCGAGGCGCGAGACAAGCGCGGCGCCCCGCGCGACCCGGTCGCCCGCTTCCATCTCGGCAACGGCGCGTCCGCTCATCGCGTCAACTGGCCGGCGGACCTCGCGCCCGGCGCGCTCAAGCGTGCGCACGGTCTGATGATCAACTACCTTTACGAACTCGACGCCGTGGAAGAGCGTCAGGAAGCCTTCGCACGTGACGGCCGGATCGCGCGCGGACCCGAACTCGACAAGGCGCTCGCCCGCCGCCGCCAGCCGGCGGCCTGA
- a CDS encoding GntR family transcriptional regulator, with the protein MRARSNSARVRQALENEIIQGRYAPGQKLDPEELAHDHNCSRTPIREALQQLESSGLVRVVPKRGTFVSKWSVAELAERFEAMAEMEAVCARLAAARAQPSELTRIEALHETCRRRAEEGDVDGYYFANSDFHGAIYRASHNGFLAGEAARLHAVLQPYRRMQLRVRGRVSRSFDEHDEIVSAIRAGDGERAAVVIRDHVRIQGERFHDLVAALSEATPA; encoded by the coding sequence ATGCGCGCGCGTTCCAACAGCGCCCGAGTGCGACAGGCGCTGGAGAACGAGATCATCCAGGGGCGTTACGCCCCCGGTCAGAAGCTCGACCCGGAGGAGCTGGCGCACGACCACAATTGCTCGCGCACGCCCATCCGCGAGGCACTCCAGCAGCTCGAGAGTTCCGGGCTCGTGCGGGTGGTTCCCAAGCGCGGCACCTTCGTGTCCAAGTGGAGCGTCGCCGAACTCGCCGAGCGGTTCGAGGCGATGGCGGAGATGGAGGCGGTGTGCGCGCGCCTCGCAGCCGCCCGCGCCCAGCCCTCCGAACTGACCCGGATCGAGGCGCTGCACGAGACGTGCCGCCGACGCGCCGAGGAGGGCGACGTCGACGGCTACTACTTCGCCAATTCGGATTTCCACGGCGCGATCTACCGCGCCAGCCACAACGGCTTCCTGGCCGGCGAAGCCGCTCGGCTCCATGCCGTTCTCCAACCCTATCGCCGGATGCAGCTTCGCGTGCGCGGGCGCGTCTCCCGCTCCTTCGACGAGCACGACGAGATCGTCTCCGCGATCCGCGCGGGCGACGGCGAGCGAGCCGCGGTCGTCATCCGCGATCACGTGCGGATCCAAGGCGAGCGCTTCCACGACCTCGTGGCGGCGCTCAGCGAGGCGACGCCGGCCTGA
- a CDS encoding pyridoxal-phosphate-dependent aminotransferase family protein → MTHQAGRHFLQIPGPTNVPDRILRAMDYPTIDHRGPDFRALGERIFGKIGKVFGAAGPVFIYPASGTGAWEAALVNTLSPGDRVLMFETGHFATLWKKLAERLGLKPEFIEGDWRHGADADAIGERLAADNAHEIKAVCVVHNETSTGCVSPIAAVRRAIDAANHPALLLVDTISSLGSIDYRHDEWGVDVTVAGSQKGLMLPPGLSFNAVSEKALEASKTAGLARSYWAWDEMLEPNRNGFFPYTPATNLLYGLDTALDMLEEEGLAEVFARHDRHAAATRAAVEAWGLEVLCADEAAHSSSLTAVMMPGGKGADAFRKVVLDHFDMSLGAGLTKLADRIFRIGHLGDFNDLTLMGTLSGVEMGLKLAGVEHRAGGAQAALDHLAAAAAEPAMRAAAE, encoded by the coding sequence ATGACCCATCAGGCCGGCCGCCATTTCCTGCAGATACCAGGCCCGACAAACGTGCCCGACCGCATTCTGCGCGCGATGGACTATCCGACGATCGACCATCGCGGGCCGGATTTCCGGGCCCTGGGCGAACGCATCTTCGGCAAGATCGGCAAGGTCTTCGGCGCCGCTGGCCCGGTGTTCATTTACCCGGCATCGGGAACGGGGGCTTGGGAGGCCGCGCTCGTCAACACGCTCTCGCCCGGTGACCGGGTGCTGATGTTCGAGACGGGACATTTCGCCACGCTCTGGAAGAAACTCGCCGAGCGGCTGGGCCTGAAGCCCGAATTCATCGAGGGCGACTGGCGGCACGGCGCCGATGCCGACGCCATCGGAGAGCGTCTCGCTGCCGACAACGCGCACGAGATCAAGGCGGTGTGCGTCGTCCACAACGAGACATCGACCGGCTGCGTCTCGCCGATCGCGGCCGTGCGCCGGGCGATCGACGCCGCGAACCATCCCGCGCTTCTTCTCGTCGACACGATCTCCTCGCTCGGCTCGATCGACTATCGCCACGACGAGTGGGGTGTCGACGTCACCGTCGCGGGGTCCCAGAAGGGCCTGATGCTGCCGCCGGGCCTGTCGTTCAACGCGGTTTCGGAGAAGGCCCTGGAAGCTTCGAAGACGGCCGGCCTCGCGCGGTCGTACTGGGCATGGGACGAGATGCTGGAGCCGAACCGCAACGGCTTCTTCCCGTACACGCCGGCGACGAACCTTCTTTACGGGCTCGATACCGCGCTCGACATGCTGGAGGAGGAAGGGCTTGCCGAGGTGTTCGCGCGCCACGACCGGCATGCCGCGGCGACCCGCGCCGCCGTCGAGGCCTGGGGCCTCGAGGTGCTGTGCGCCGACGAGGCGGCCCATTCCTCCTCGCTGACGGCTGTGATGATGCCGGGCGGCAAGGGCGCGGACGCCTTCCGCAAGGTCGTGCTCGACCATTTCGATATGTCGCTGGGCGCCGGGCTGACGAAGCTCGCCGACCGCATCTTCCGCATCGGCCATCTCGGTGATTTCAACGACCTGACGCTGATGGGCACCTTGTCGGGCGTCGAGATGGGGCTGAAGCTCGCCGGCGTGGAGCATCGGGCCGGAGGCGCGCAGGCCGCACTCGACCATCTGGCCGCCGCCGCGGCCGAACCGGCGATGCGCGCGGCCGCCGAGTAG